A segment of the Campylobacter vulpis genome:
TCTAGCAAGGACTTTTTTAAGGTATCTGTTTTCATTTATAAATATCGCCCCTTGAGTTTGCCTTGCCTTGAAGTTTTTTAATATCTAGCTTCGCTTCATAAGGATTTTGTGCGATTGTCTCAAAGCTTTCAAAAACTTTGGCTTGTATGTCTTGGTGCTTTTTTAAAAACTTTATAAAATCCTTGTGATACTCTATGTTATAGGGCATTTTGTATGCCTTGTTCTGTTGTATTTCCCCTTTTATTTTCTTGGGTATTCTCTTGGCTTACAAGCCTTTTTAGCTCTTCGTGGCTTATGGTTTTGCCCTCTGCTAACTCTTTACGCGCTTCTACCCACGCTTCATAATCCTCTTTTGTCATAATGGTGTCATCATAGTCTTCTGCTTGTGTTAGCACTTCTACAAGCTCCACGCCTTTGATGAGATTTATCGCTGAAATTATGGCGTCTTTGTTGCGTTTATCAATACTGACTTCTAGTAGCATAGTTTCTCCTTATTCGTTTTCTTTAATTATAGTAGAAATTTGCTTCATTATGGAATCTAGCGTGGCGTTTAGCTTATCTCTCTCGGTTTTGATTTGCTCCATAAGCTCTAAGGGGGCTAGTATCTCTTCTTCTTCGCTTACATAGCCGCATAAATCAAAGTTGTAATTCCTAGATTCTAGCCCTTCTTTGGTGTAGGATTTAGCCTTGAAATTCCCGCTTTCATCTTGTAAGCTTTGTCTATCACTTTGCCACCACTGCAAAAAGGGCTCAAAATGCTCTAGGCTCATTTGCTTCGTTTTGCCAAAGGATTTTATACCCTCTGGCATATCAAGGCGGTAGAAGTGGGTGTGCTGTGTGCCTTGTGGGTCGGCATTGAAAAAAAGTAAATTTGTAGGAATGCTCGTATAAGGGGCAAAAACGCTTTTAGGCAAACGCAAGATAAGGTAGAGATTAAAATCACTTAAAAGCTTTCTTTTGAGATTGATTTTTGCATTATCAGCACCAAATAAAAAGCCATCAGGTAGCACGACTGCGGCTTTGCCTTTGTATGAAAGTCTGTGCAAAATGAGAGCCATAAATAAATCTGCCGTTTCACTGCTTTTGTATTCTTGGGGGAAGTTTTTAATATCATCACCACGCTCATTGCCACCATAAGGGGGATTCATTAAAATAATGTCAAATTTGGGGTATTTTGTAAGATTTATATCAAAGTCTTCAAAATTGCTAAATTCAAAGGCATTGCCGTGCTTTAGGTTTGGATTTTCTATGCCATTAATGAGTAAATTTGTCGCACAAAGCAAAAAGGGCAAGGACTTTTTCTCTACACCATAAAAGCTTGTTTCAAAGACTTTTCG
Coding sequences within it:
- a CDS encoding type II toxin-antitoxin system RelE family toxin yields the protein MPYNIEYHKDFIKFLKKHQDIQAKVFESFETIAQNPYEAKLDIKKLQGKANSRGDIYK
- a CDS encoding class I SAM-dependent DNA methyltransferase; amino-acid sequence: MLNIKKLQNIMRQDAGVNGDAQRMEQIAWILFLKLYDYYEKEWTALNEMNGTEYHSIIPEHLCWESWAVGEKSPTGEPLLTFVNNELFPTLKALNITESTPLNQSIVRKVFEDLNNYMKDGYLLREVINEIESSLKIHNRQDFKELCKVYESFLKTLQSAGNAGEFYTPRAVTEFMVEMLSPKLGESVADLACGTGGFLISAAHFLEKQVSLTSERKVFETSFYGVEKKSLPFLLCATNLLINGIENPNLKHGNAFEFSNFEDFDINLTKYPKFDIILMNPPYGGNERGDDIKNFPQEYKSSETADLFMALILHRLSYKGKAAVVLPDGFLFGADNAKINLKRKLLSDFNLYLILRLPKSVFAPYTSIPTNLLFFNADPQGTQHTHFYRLDMPEGIKSFGKTKQMSLEHFEPFLQWWQSDRQSLQDESGNFKAKSYTKEGLESRNYNFDLCGYVSEEEEILAPLELMEQIKTERDKLNATLDSIMKQISTIIKENE